CTGATTTTGCGACTTGTGTCGTTGTTCTACAATTATTACGGGGAGCACTAAATAGTTTACACTGCGACATATTGAACGTGTTGGCCCTGAAAATATTTCTTGACGATGTTGGGTTGGCGTTGGCGACTCCAAATATAGCTTCTGGTGTTAGCGAGTAACTGCTTGAGGTGTCGTACTCGCTTTCGCCCCACGGCATTACTTTTGATCCAGCCGGCAACCTTTCCGGATCGATGAACCGGATGACCATCGACAATGAGAAACACCTTGCGTTTCCTCTGACGAAGCAGTCGACTTATTCCAAGTTGCAATCAAGATGACTGTCTGACCCGGAAGGGGCTGCCAACGATTTGAGGCGCACAAAACGAATAGCACCTGTCGATGAACCCCTTGGTTTGCGACGATACGTCCAGGAAGTAGACAGGCGAAGCAACAAGGAGAACGTCACATTCTCGCACGGCGTGTAGGACAGGAGTCAGACCATCCCGCTGAATGCATTCTGCGCGATCGGCCTTGCAGCGACCACATCCAAGGCATCCCCTGTAATTCAACTTACTGAGCCGGAAGCGCTCAATCTGAACTTCGAGTCGTTGCGCCTCATCGAGAAATGCTTAAGCAGGGTGTCGCTACAACCCCCTTGTCTGGGGCTTCCGAATACCGCTATAAGTTTCATTTTCCTTTAGGGCTATGCACTTGACTCAACCTACTCCAATCTGTAGTATTGGCGGTGATGATCGAAGATTATCCCCGCACACTTTTTGAACTGGAACGACGATTCGTGAGTGAACAAGCCTGTCGGCAGTACCTGTTTGACCTGCGCTGGGTTGAGGGCTTTGAGTGCCCACGGTGTGGTGGAAGGACGGCTTGGCCGACGAGTCGGGGGCTGTGGTTGTGTGTAGACTGTCGCCACCAAGCGTCGGTGACTGCCGGGACGATTTTTCAAGACAGTCATCTGCCTCTGACCACTTGGTTCCGGGCTATGTGGCACGTTACCAGCCAAAAGAACGGAGTCAGTGCTCTGGGATTGCAGAGAAATTTGGGGCTGGGCAGCTACAGGACCGCATGGGCCGTGTTGCACAAATTGAGGCGAGCCATGGTACGGCCGGGCCGGGACCGACTGCACGGGACCGTGGAGGGGGACAAAACTTACTGGGGCAGCGAGGAACAGGGCGTGATTGGCCGGCTGACGTACGAGAAGGCATTGATCATCGTGGCAGCGGAGGAAGACGGCAGGGGCATCGGCCGCATCCGTTTGCATCGTATTCCCGATTTGACCCAAGCCAGCCTCCATGGCTTCATTGCTCAGGCAATCGAGCCACACAGCACCGTTCGGACCGATGGTTTGAACGCTTACCTTGGGTTGGACGGCTATATCCACGATCGGCGTGTACAACGCCGTCAGCCCGAAGGCGAACGCCTGCTCCCCCGGGTGCACCGGGTAGTCTCGTTGCTGAAACGGTGGTTGCTGGGCACCCATCAGGGCGCCATTAGCCAGGAGCATCTCGACTACTACCTCGACGAATTCACGTTCAGGTTCAACCGGCGCAAATCGGCCTCCCGGGGAAAACTCTTCTATCGTCTGGTCCAGCAAGCCGTACAAGTGGAGCCGGTTACTTTCGCATCCATAATCAGACCACAACCCCTAGACTAGGTTGAGTCAAGTGTATAGCCCTATTTTCCTTTGAACACGACCTTCCCTTTCTTCAGGAATGCGTCGATGGCTGCATTGGCATCTTCAGTGGCAAGGGTCATGCCGACAGATCTGGCCTCAAGCTCCAACACGGACGCCATATCCATGGTCAATGATTGATAAATAGAAGCCTTCGCCAAGCCTATTGCCTTTGATGGGCCGTTGGCCAGTCTGGTTGCGAGTTCTCTGGCCGTGGCCTCCAGTTTGTCGGCCGGCACCACGTGATTGACCAGTCCGATTCTCTCCGCTTCAACAGCATTTATCGTCTTTCCGGTGAAGACCAGTTCGCAGGCCCGAGCAACACCGACCAGTCGGGTCAGGAAGTATATCCCGCCAGTGTCGGGATGGAATCCCAGAGAGATAAAGGCAGAGCAGAAGCTGGCGTTTTCGGCTGCAATGATGATGTCACAAGCCAGGGCGATATTTAGGCCCCCACCTATAGCAGGACCATTAACTGCCGCGATCAGCGGCTTAGGCAGGTTTCTCATGGCGGAGACCATCCTGGCCCCGTCATGGGCAAGACCCATGACCGTTATCGGGTCTCTCGATGACGCAAAGAGCTTGGGAACATCCCCTCCGGCACAAAACGCCCTGCCAGCGCCGGTGACGATGACGGCTCTGATTTCATCGTCCCTTTCCACCTCGCCCATTACCTTCGTCAAGTCAGACATCAGTTCGGGGCTCATGGTGTTCAGCTTTTCTGGTCGGTTGAGGGTAATTGTAGCCACCTTATCCTGTTTTTGCAGTAGAATGGTCTCATAATTCATGATTGCCTCCTTGAGTTAGATACTGTTCCCGATCTCGAAACCAGAAGCGATAGCACCTCTAATCCTCTTGACCGAATTCTCACCAGTGGCGTCGCCGATCAAGTAGACGGCAGGGATTTTCCCCTCCTGGCTGGCAAACAGCCCCGAATTTTTCTTGAGACCCAGTGCCAGTACGACCGTATCCGCCTCGAAGAAGTCTTCGCTGCCATCTGCCCGGATCACTCGGACACCTTTTTCTGTTATCTCCTTCACCTTGACCAGGGTCTCCATTTGGACCCCGCCTTCCTTCAGCATGGATAATTCTGTCCATCTGGAGACCGGACCGATGTCAGAGCCTAGGCGTTTGGATTCCTCCAGAATGGTTACCTTCTTTCCCTTCTCCATCAGCGTTAGTGCAAGCTCGCATCCTGCAAACTGCCCGCCGACGATAACCACCTTTTCCCCGATCGGGAAAGGCAATCCTATGGACTTCCTCATGAGTGATGGTTGACCGGCGGCATACTTCGCGACAAGAGTGCTGACTTTCCACGATA
The window above is part of the Dehalococcoidia bacterium genome. Proteins encoded here:
- a CDS encoding IS1595 family transposase, whose product is MIEDYPRTLFELERRFVSEQACRQYLFDLRWVEGFECPRCGGRTAWPTSRGLWLCVDCRHQASVTAGTIFQDSHLPLTTWFRAMWHVTSQKNGVSALGLQRNLGLGSYRTAWAVLHKLRRAMVRPGRDRLHGTVEGDKTYWGSEEQGVIGRLTYEKALIIVAAEEDGRGIGRIRLHRIPDLTQASLHGFIAQAIEPHSTVRTDGLNAYLGLDGYIHDRRVQRRQPEGERLLPRVHRVVSLLKRWLLGTHQGAISQEHLDYYLDEFTFRFNRRKSASRGKLFYRLVQQAVQVEPVTFASIIRPQPLD
- a CDS encoding enoyl-CoA hydratase/isomerase family protein; its protein translation is MNYETILLQKQDKVATITLNRPEKLNTMSPELMSDLTKVMGEVERDDEIRAVIVTGAGRAFCAGGDVPKLFASSRDPITVMGLAHDGARMVSAMRNLPKPLIAAVNGPAIGGGLNIALACDIIIAAENASFCSAFISLGFHPDTGGIYFLTRLVGVARACELVFTGKTINAVEAERIGLVNHVVPADKLEATARELATRLANGPSKAIGLAKASIYQSLTMDMASVLELEARSVGMTLATEDANAAIDAFLKKGKVVFKGK